Proteins encoded in a region of the Orcinus orca chromosome 8, mOrcOrc1.1, whole genome shotgun sequence genome:
- the APBB1 gene encoding amyloid beta precursor protein binding family B member 1 isoform X4, with protein MFSQDFFLAIVLQDSSPDSFWNPNAFETDSDLPAGWMRVQDTSGTYYWHIPTGTTQWEPPGQASPSQGSSPREESQLTWTGFTHGEGFEDGEFWKDEPSEEAPMDLGLKDPEEGTLPFPAQSLSPEPLPQEEEKLPPRNANPGIKCFAVRSLGWVEMTEEELAPGRSSVAVNNCIRQLSYHKNNLHDPMSGGWGEGKDLLLQLEDETLKLVEPHSQALLHAQPIVSIRVWGVGRDSGRDFAYVARDKLTQMLKCHVFRCEAPAKNIATSLHEICSKIMAERRNARCLVNGLSLDHSKLVDVPFQVEFPAPKNELVQKFQVYYLGNVPVAKPVGVDVINGALESVLSSSSREQWTPSHVSVAPATLTILHQQTEAVLGECRVRFLSFLAVGRDVHTFAFIMAAGPASFCCHMFWCEPNAASLSEAVQAACMLRYQKCLDARSQASTSCLPAPPAESVARRVGWTVRRGVQSLWGSLKPKRLGAHTP; from the exons ATGTTCTCCCAGGACTTCTTCCTGGCCATCGTCCTGCAGGACAGTAGCCCAG ATTCCTTTTGGAACCCGAACGCCTTCGAGACGGATTCCGACCTGCCAGCTGGATGGATGAGGGTCCAGGACACCTCAGGGACCTACTACTGGCACATCCCAACAGGGACCACTCAGTGGGAGCCCCCGGGCCAGGCCTCCCCATCACAGGGGAGCAGCCCCCGAGAGGAGTCCCAG CTCACCTGGACCGGCTTCACGCATGGAGAAGGCTTCGAGGATGGAGAATTTTGGAAG GATGAGCCCAGTGAGGAGGCCCCGATGGATTTGGGACTGAAGGACCCTGAGGAGGGGACGTTGCCTTTCCCAGCTCAGAGCCTCAG CCCAGAGCCGTTGCcccaagaggaggagaagctgccCCCACGGAATGCCAACCCAGGGATCAAG TGTTTCGCCGTGCGCTCCCTTGGCTGGGTGGAGATGACGGAGGAGGAGCTGGCCCCTGGCCGCAGCAGTGTGGCAGTCAACAATTGCATCCGTCAGCTCTCCTACCACAAAAACAATCTGCACGACCCCAtgtctgggggctggggggag GGAAAGGATCTGCTGCTACAGCTGGAGGATGAGACACTAAAGCTGGTGGAGCCGCACAGTCAGGCCCTGCTGCACGCCCAGCCCATCGTCAGCATTCGCGTGTGGGGCGTCGGGCGGGACAGCGGAAG gGACTTTGCCTACGTGGCTCGCGATAAGCTGACCCAGATGCTCAAGTGCCACGTGTTTCGCTGTGAGGCACCTGCCAAGAACATCGCCACCAGCCTGCATGAGATCTGCTCTAAG ATCATGGCCGAACGGCGCAACGCCCGCTGCTTGGTAAATGGACTCTCTCTGGACCACTCTAAACTTGTGGATGTCCCTTTCCAAG TGGAATTCCCAGCGCCTAAGAATGAGTTGGTACAAAAGTTCCAAGTCTATTACCTGGGGAACGTGCCTGTTGCTAAGCCTGTTG GGGTAGATGTGATAAATGGGGCCCTGGAATCGGTCCTGTCCTCCAGTAGCCGTGAGCAGTGGACCCCAAGTCACGTCAGCGTGGCCCCTGCCACCCTCACCATCTTGCACCAGCAG ACGGAGGCAGTGCTGGGGGAGTGCCGAGTGCGCTTCCTGTCCTTCCTGGCCGTGGGCAGAGATGTCCACACGTTTGCATTCATCATGGCTGCCGGCCCAGCCTCCTTCTGCTGCCACATGTTCTGGTGCGAGCCCAATGCTGCCAGCCTCTCAGAGGCCGTGCAGGCTGCGTGCATG CTCCGCTACCAGAAGTGTCTGGATGCCCGCTCCCAGGCCTCCACCTCCTGCCTCCCGGCACCCCCAGCTGAGTCTGTTGCGCGGCGTGTAGGGTGGACCGTCCGCAGGGGCGTTCAGTCGCTGTGGGGCTCCCTTAAGCCCAAACGGCTGGGGGCGCACACGCCCTGA
- the APBB1 gene encoding amyloid beta precursor protein binding family B member 1 isoform X3 translates to MTLTSGLQPPWCNHAHSQPSVPVCPAAWVWGLPVPQCCLLDQSGFLVSLVTGSTSAVWALPAGPGAAVAEETLQPSWALADSFWNPNAFETDSDLPAGWMRVQDTSGTYYWHIPTGTTQWEPPGQASPSQGSSPREESQLTWTGFTHGEGFEDGEFWKDEPSEEAPMDLGLKDPEEGTLPFPAQSLSPEPLPQEEEKLPPRNANPGIKCFAVRSLGWVEMTEEELAPGRSSVAVNNCIRQLSYHKNNLHDPMSGGWGEGKDLLLQLEDETLKLVEPHSQALLHAQPIVSIRVWGVGRDSGRDFAYVARDKLTQMLKCHVFRCEAPAKNIATSLHEICSKIMAERRNARCLVNGLSLDHSKLVDVPFQVEFPAPKNELVQKFQVYYLGNVPVAKPVGVDVINGALESVLSSSSREQWTPSHVSVAPATLTILHQQTEAVLGECRVRFLSFLAVGRDVHTFAFIMAAGPASFCCHMFWCEPNAASLSEAVQAACMLRYQKCLDARSQASTSCLPAPPAESVARRVGWTVRRGVQSLWGSLKPKRLGAHTP, encoded by the exons ATGACTCTCACATCAGGTTTGCAGCCACCTTGGTGTAACCACGCCCACTCCCAGCCCTCCGTGCCTGTTTGCCCAGCAGCCTGGGTCTGGGGACTGCCTGTCCCTCAGTGCTGCCTCTTGGACCAGTCAGGAttcctggtttccctggtaacggGAAGCACGTCAGCAGTCTGGGCGCTCCCAGCCGGTCCTGGTGCTGCGGTTGCCGAGGAGACGCTGCAGCCTAGCTGGGCCCTGGCAG ATTCCTTTTGGAACCCGAACGCCTTCGAGACGGATTCCGACCTGCCAGCTGGATGGATGAGGGTCCAGGACACCTCAGGGACCTACTACTGGCACATCCCAACAGGGACCACTCAGTGGGAGCCCCCGGGCCAGGCCTCCCCATCACAGGGGAGCAGCCCCCGAGAGGAGTCCCAG CTCACCTGGACCGGCTTCACGCATGGAGAAGGCTTCGAGGATGGAGAATTTTGGAAG GATGAGCCCAGTGAGGAGGCCCCGATGGATTTGGGACTGAAGGACCCTGAGGAGGGGACGTTGCCTTTCCCAGCTCAGAGCCTCAG CCCAGAGCCGTTGCcccaagaggaggagaagctgccCCCACGGAATGCCAACCCAGGGATCAAG TGTTTCGCCGTGCGCTCCCTTGGCTGGGTGGAGATGACGGAGGAGGAGCTGGCCCCTGGCCGCAGCAGTGTGGCAGTCAACAATTGCATCCGTCAGCTCTCCTACCACAAAAACAATCTGCACGACCCCAtgtctgggggctggggggag GGAAAGGATCTGCTGCTACAGCTGGAGGATGAGACACTAAAGCTGGTGGAGCCGCACAGTCAGGCCCTGCTGCACGCCCAGCCCATCGTCAGCATTCGCGTGTGGGGCGTCGGGCGGGACAGCGGAAG gGACTTTGCCTACGTGGCTCGCGATAAGCTGACCCAGATGCTCAAGTGCCACGTGTTTCGCTGTGAGGCACCTGCCAAGAACATCGCCACCAGCCTGCATGAGATCTGCTCTAAG ATCATGGCCGAACGGCGCAACGCCCGCTGCTTGGTAAATGGACTCTCTCTGGACCACTCTAAACTTGTGGATGTCCCTTTCCAAG TGGAATTCCCAGCGCCTAAGAATGAGTTGGTACAAAAGTTCCAAGTCTATTACCTGGGGAACGTGCCTGTTGCTAAGCCTGTTG GGGTAGATGTGATAAATGGGGCCCTGGAATCGGTCCTGTCCTCCAGTAGCCGTGAGCAGTGGACCCCAAGTCACGTCAGCGTGGCCCCTGCCACCCTCACCATCTTGCACCAGCAG ACGGAGGCAGTGCTGGGGGAGTGCCGAGTGCGCTTCCTGTCCTTCCTGGCCGTGGGCAGAGATGTCCACACGTTTGCATTCATCATGGCTGCCGGCCCAGCCTCCTTCTGCTGCCACATGTTCTGGTGCGAGCCCAATGCTGCCAGCCTCTCAGAGGCCGTGCAGGCTGCGTGCATG CTCCGCTACCAGAAGTGTCTGGATGCCCGCTCCCAGGCCTCCACCTCCTGCCTCCCGGCACCCCCAGCTGAGTCTGTTGCGCGGCGTGTAGGGTGGACCGTCCGCAGGGGCGTTCAGTCGCTGTGGGGCTCCCTTAAGCCCAAACGGCTGGGGGCGCACACGCCCTGA
- the APBB1 gene encoding amyloid beta precursor protein binding family B member 1 isoform X5, producing MRVQDTSGTYYWHIPTGTTQWEPPGQASPSQGSSPREESQLTWTGFTHGEGFEDGEFWKDEPSEEAPMDLGLKDPEEGTLPFPAQSLSPEPLPQEEEKLPPRNANPGIKCFAVRSLGWVEMTEEELAPGRSSVAVNNCIRQLSYHKNNLHDPMSGGWGEGKDLLLQLEDETLKLVEPHSQALLHAQPIVSIRVWGVGRDSGRDFAYVARDKLTQMLKCHVFRCEAPAKNIATSLHEICSKIMAERRNARCLVNGLSLDHSKLVDVPFQVEFPAPKNELVQKFQVYYLGNVPVAKPVGVDVINGALESVLSSSSREQWTPSHVSVAPATLTILHQQTEAVLGECRVRFLSFLAVGRDVHTFAFIMAAGPASFCCHMFWCEPNAASLSEAVQAACMLRYQKCLDARSQASTSCLPAPPAESVARRVGWTVRRGVQSLWGSLKPKRLGAHTP from the exons ATGAGGGTCCAGGACACCTCAGGGACCTACTACTGGCACATCCCAACAGGGACCACTCAGTGGGAGCCCCCGGGCCAGGCCTCCCCATCACAGGGGAGCAGCCCCCGAGAGGAGTCCCAG CTCACCTGGACCGGCTTCACGCATGGAGAAGGCTTCGAGGATGGAGAATTTTGGAAG GATGAGCCCAGTGAGGAGGCCCCGATGGATTTGGGACTGAAGGACCCTGAGGAGGGGACGTTGCCTTTCCCAGCTCAGAGCCTCAG CCCAGAGCCGTTGCcccaagaggaggagaagctgccCCCACGGAATGCCAACCCAGGGATCAAG TGTTTCGCCGTGCGCTCCCTTGGCTGGGTGGAGATGACGGAGGAGGAGCTGGCCCCTGGCCGCAGCAGTGTGGCAGTCAACAATTGCATCCGTCAGCTCTCCTACCACAAAAACAATCTGCACGACCCCAtgtctgggggctggggggag GGAAAGGATCTGCTGCTACAGCTGGAGGATGAGACACTAAAGCTGGTGGAGCCGCACAGTCAGGCCCTGCTGCACGCCCAGCCCATCGTCAGCATTCGCGTGTGGGGCGTCGGGCGGGACAGCGGAAG gGACTTTGCCTACGTGGCTCGCGATAAGCTGACCCAGATGCTCAAGTGCCACGTGTTTCGCTGTGAGGCACCTGCCAAGAACATCGCCACCAGCCTGCATGAGATCTGCTCTAAG ATCATGGCCGAACGGCGCAACGCCCGCTGCTTGGTAAATGGACTCTCTCTGGACCACTCTAAACTTGTGGATGTCCCTTTCCAAG TGGAATTCCCAGCGCCTAAGAATGAGTTGGTACAAAAGTTCCAAGTCTATTACCTGGGGAACGTGCCTGTTGCTAAGCCTGTTG GGGTAGATGTGATAAATGGGGCCCTGGAATCGGTCCTGTCCTCCAGTAGCCGTGAGCAGTGGACCCCAAGTCACGTCAGCGTGGCCCCTGCCACCCTCACCATCTTGCACCAGCAG ACGGAGGCAGTGCTGGGGGAGTGCCGAGTGCGCTTCCTGTCCTTCCTGGCCGTGGGCAGAGATGTCCACACGTTTGCATTCATCATGGCTGCCGGCCCAGCCTCCTTCTGCTGCCACATGTTCTGGTGCGAGCCCAATGCTGCCAGCCTCTCAGAGGCCGTGCAGGCTGCGTGCATG CTCCGCTACCAGAAGTGTCTGGATGCCCGCTCCCAGGCCTCCACCTCCTGCCTCCCGGCACCCCCAGCTGAGTCTGTTGCGCGGCGTGTAGGGTGGACCGTCCGCAGGGGCGTTCAGTCGCTGTGGGGCTCCCTTAAGCCCAAACGGCTGGGGGCGCACACGCCCTGA